The DNA segment TTCCGTTAATCCCTTCCAACCCGCTCAGTGTGCACGTAGACGCCTTGACGTCGGTTTGAATCGCCGACGCCAGCTTATTCTGTAGGCTGGGCAAACGGGTGACGACCGCGCCTGCGGCAGAGAAAGTCTCCCACTCAGCCTGGGTATCGAGCGAGGCCAGAGGGTTGTTGGTAGGCACACCATTGAGCAGCTGCCCACGAGTCGTCAGGGACCCGGGAATAATGTCAGTGTCGATACCAGTCGAGCTCGTTCCAGCCTGGAAGTCGCTCTGGGTAGACTGGGAGTTAGAGCCTTTGACTTGGTTTGCCTGTTGAAGGTTAAAGCGCACCTGGTCTTCGATATCGTCCGAGATATAGTCAACCGTGGATCCGTTGAACCGATAGAACCCCTTGGCCGAGAGCCAGATCAGGGTAGGCACGCCGTTGATTGTGGAGACTTGAATCGTGCGATTATCCACGCATCCGATGGAGCCGGGCACTTCGGAGTAGCGGAACGTGTCGGCTGTGGTGCCAAAGATTTGCCCAAAGCTATTTCGATTAAAGACAACCACCCGGTCGTTGTAAACTGCCAACCCAGTGATCGGGTCGGAAGGGTTACAGAGGATGGTGTTGGTGGAAAGAACGATGTCCGGCAGGCTGGCTTCGGAGAAGTCGAGCTCAGATGGGTCGCCAGCAATTCCAGCCATCCACATGCGGTCTTTGTGTTGAACGATCAGGCTAAAGTCGCGTGGAGGGTTGTTGTCAGCCGGGATCACGACCGTCCCAATCGAGGCCGTGTCCGTAAAGGTCGTAGCGGTGTTGTTATCCACAGTTCCGACCAGGCGCCAAACGCCGTCGGTGTCGTCGCGGTAGATCTTGCGAGCCGTGACGCCGTAGCCGCCAACAGGAATAGCCGTAAGGGCCACAGACGTATGAGTAGCGTCCGTGGTCACGGCTGGGGTGGAAGCAGGGCTCCCGTTGCTTTCTTCAAAATCGTAGTAGAGAAACGTGACTTTATACGTGTGGGCGCCAGCGGGAACCTGGTTCGCCGTAGAATCAACCACCAGGGCAGTCGTAGGTGCAGCAGAAGGCACCGCAAGGCCCATAGCCTTCGTTTTAGGCACAACAACAGGATCGACGCCACCAGTGAGGGTAGCGCCGCTAATGACCATCGTGCCAGTGTTTCCGCCACCAAGGGCAAGCGTTTGGGCGTTGCCGAGCACACCCACGAGCGTGGATGTGATGGAGACAGTGGTGCCGTTTTCAGTGGAGTTGAGACCGGCGACAGCCTCGACTAGCGCCTCTAATTCGGCAATGTTCGTGAACTCGTTGGCCGCCGGAGCCGCCGCCACATAGGTGAAGGTGGTGCCGTTGACAATAACAGTGTCGTTGGCAACGGGCACACCGAAGGTGATAAAGCCAGTGGCCTTAACCTCGGCTCCCACCCCACCATAAATCTGTGTGCGGTCGTAGACCTGGGGTTCGTCGATACCGTTGCCGAAATATACGCGGTCGGAGTAGGCGGCAAACTCCATATTCCCAATCGCGGAGTAGCCAGAGGTTACACTATTAAACGTGCCGGAGCCCGAACTGTACTGTAAGGTTCCGCTTCCCATAACAAGCATATGATGAGTTCCGTCCGAGAAGACGGACTCAAACTGGTCCTTAATTGGGCCGGTAGGAGTGCCATAGACAATGGGCGCTTCACGCTTGATGATATCGCCTTTGAGGTAGGTGTCAATGTTCTTGGTGCCTTCGGTAAACGAATCGACGCCGACCTTGGAGCTGTCCGGCCCGTATTTGCTTACGGTGCTGCCCCACGCCTGCTGAGGAAGTTTAATTTTCGCACGTTTCATAGAAAAGGGCTCCTAACTCCACGGGTTACTATCTTTTCCAACCGTCAACCAATCGTTCAGCTTCACGGTTTCGCCAAGGGTCTTCTCACGTCTAAACTCGACCGTATCAAACAAGAACTGAAACTCCAAGCAGGTCTTGATGGCCTGGCCCAAGAGCGTATCATCAGGGGTTACTGATTCAGTGAACGTTCGCTGGTTTTGGGTTGATGCGCCGTCGCCTAGGTTGACAGCCTGATCCAGCTCCATCCGTATCTCCTTGATGACTACGTCGCTGATGCCAAAGGACTCGGCAAGGTCTAAGATCAGGAGAATTGACTTTGCAACGGTGTCCGCAGCGGTGACTGATTCAGCAAAGATGGACAGCGACGGCATCTTCCGCAACACTTCCGAGATGGTGCTCGTCTCGGATAGGAGAAGCTCTACGAATAGCCCGCCACCAGTGTTGTATTGCGCTGAGTTATAGAAGGCGGTGTTATACATCTTATGCCTGCTTTGCTTCGAGGTCCGCCACCCGTTTGGTGAGGTCTTGCACCAGCTTGAGAAGCCCAACAACCACACGTTCGTATTGCACACCATCGGCCACCTTCGTGCCGTCTTCGAGGGTCTTGTAATTGACCAAGACTGGATCGAGCAGGTCGAGCTCTTCGGCGATGAACCCGTAGTGCCGTTCTTCTTTATTGTCACCTTCGCACAACGAGGCGTAGGTCACAGGTGTTAAGTCGAGCAGCTTGGCTGCTTCGTCTTGGGCTACTTCGGCAATCGCCGTTTTGTAGCGTAACGACGACGTGGAGCGCATGATGTTGCCTGAGCTGTCCACGTAGACGTTGGCTGCGCTGGCAGTTGTTTGCTGGTAAACACCGATTGCTTGAACGTAGCTGGTTGCCCCGAAGATCGTAAAACGTGTTGTGAACGACCCGGCTTTACGTGACTTGATTACGAAGTCAACACTTTGAGACCCTGACCCAACGGCAGACTGGTTGGCTTCGATGTAGAGGTTGTCGTAATGGCTCCCATCAGACGACTTGCCAACGAAGATCAGCCCAGTCCCTAAACCGGCAGCCGCAGTGCCAGTAGTGCTGCCGATGAGGGCGAGCGGATACTGCGTGATGTTTGTGTTGGCGTCAGCCTCAAGGATTTCACAGCGATAGTTGGCTGGTGTTCGATTAATGCCGACTTTTCCGTCTGACTTGATTCTAAGGCGCTCCGTCCCGTTGGTGGAAACCGCCCACGTATCGGCGGCGGGTGCCCAGATGCCGGTGTTGGTGTCGCCAGCAAGAACCAGACGCGGCACGCCCGCTGACCCAGTACCCTTCACGTCCATCTGACCGCTAGCCCTATCAAACCTTAGTAGGTTTACGTTGCCGGGGACTCCCGACCCGGCGCCTAAAACAAGTGCGCTATCATCCGTCACGTCGATGCCGAGCACGTAATTAGTGGTAGACGAGCCGGACGGGAGATCCGACGAGAGCGTTAGATAGGCGTCGCCGCCCCCGCCGGAACCGCTAGAACTTGCAGAGTTAACCATTATACGGGCCACACGACCGGCAGCAGAGTTGCCGGATATGGCAGAGAGATCAACGGAGCCTATCGACGTAGTATCTTTTATGATTAACGACCCGGCTATCGCAGTCAGATCGGCTAGGCCTTCCACCGTAGTTCCCGTCGATGGGTAAACGGCGACGTGGCCAGCTACACTGGAGTTTACCGTCCCACTACCACCACCACCAGAAGCCGTAGATCGCTTAAGGTTCCCTGAGCTGTCCACGTAGACGTTGGCTGCCGAGGCGTCAGTGTTGGAGTAAACGCCGGGAGCAGTTACCAGTCCTGAGCTACCTATGCGCAGTCTCTCAGTAATACCTCCACCTGTCGACTGTGTGCCTAACGTGAGGGCCCCCGCGTCATTCGCTCCATCACGGAATACAGTGACACTTGCTAAAGAGTCGCCGGCGTAGCCGAAGGAAAGTGATCCGACCTGGTCGGTTCCGGAGAATGTGCCGGTGCGGTATAGGCGTAGAGTTGGTGATGTGTCATTTGTAACGATTTCAAGTTCCGTGGCAGGACTGGCTGTCCCGATACCGACACGGTGGTTAACACTGTCAACAAACAGATCAGTTGCGTTCACCGACACGCTCCCCGTAAATGATGGTGACGCAATAGGTGCTTTAGTGTCGGCATAGGTCTTCACAGCCGACTGGCTTGGGTAAAGCGTAGCGCTATTGGCCACAAGGGTTCCGTCAGTTGACTTATTGGCTACGTTCTCGGGAGTGAAACCTAGGGCGGCTTGCTTCTCGGTGTCAAGCTCGTCAATCGCAGCCTGCACGTCAGTGGCCGCAATCGTTCCCGCAGGCGTGTTGGAGATGGCCGAGGCCGGGTGGCTACCCGCAGCGGTGCGGCCAGACAAACTCCCGTGATCCGTTGCCACATATGAGCCAGAAGGGAGATTGGATACGGAGCGCAGGTCTTGAACGTCAACGACGCGCACTTTCATCGTCGAGCCATAAGCGTTGCTGGTTTGGACGATAACGCGATAGAGGAGCTTCATTTCGGCATAGGGGAGCGTCCCAAACGCCAAGCTCTCGTAAAGGTTGTTGTTTTGGGCGTTGGCCAGAGAGGTGTCCTGGCGTTGGCCCTGGATGGAGATAATAGGGAAGTTCTTCCCATCGGTCGCAAAGATCCAGTAGGCACAGAAGTCACCATTGGAGACCTCGGCTTGGGACCAAGTTCCGGCGGTGTCCAGGTTGTAAGCAATGCGGCCCGTGCCTGTGGTCAGGTAAGGGTAGTCGGTGGCAGTTGCGCGTTTCCACAAACCACCTACGCCTGCACGAGAGAAGACGGGGATTTGGGCTGGCTCGGTCTGCGCGGCAATCGTGATTCGAAGGTCTTCATCCGAGATATGTCCAGCAGAGAACGCAAAGCGCACGTCAGCGTTGACGGCAGAGTTAAGAACGTATCCGCTAGCGGCGAGTCCGTCAACAAAGCGAGTCCCCACGGTGGAGTGGAGATACTGGTGGGTAGCCCAGTCCATAGCCGAACCATGGCGCTCGTCGGCTAAGTCGAGGGATACGCTATCCGTGGCGTTCCAGTAAAGCAAGGAGACAGGGGCGGTGAGGGCTAAGTCCCAAGCCGTTTGGCTGGCCGTCAGGACTCCTGAGGCATCATAGTAGAAGAACCAGACGCCCTCGGTATCGGCAAACACCACAGACTCGGATGTTTTGGTATATTTCTTACCGGCCACGTAAACGTCAAAGCTGGCGCCGGTAGGAGCAATCGTGAACGTGCGTGTACCGTCAACCACAGAGATCGTGGTCGTCGAGGCGTCGGGGAAACCGGTGGGCTCTTTGGTCGCAGCCATCTCAGCGGCGAGTTGGGTTTCAATGGCAATGATTTCGTCTTTGGGGGCGTTGTGGTGGGCCGCAACGGCGTAGTGGTTGACAGCGGTCCCATTCAGGTGGGAGGCGGCAACCGTCCCGTCAGCACCGCGCACGACTCCGTTGGGCACGTTGCCGGTCCAGCTCGTGTAGGAGATGGCCTCAGTCCCAATCGTCAAAAACCCTACTGCGGGAAACGCCGAAGCGTCCACCACAGTAAGGGATGTCGTCACTGCGTCGATTGCGCCGACCAGTGTCGTGGATAGGTTGTTCTTGGCAATGTAGAGGTTCGAGTCAGACGCAACGCCTGTGGGCCAGATAGCCATTTGTGGTTTCTCCTAAAACTACGAAAGAGTGGCCCGCCGATTTGAGCGTTCCCCAGCGGGAAGAGGCTTGGCGGGCACTATAGAATCCTTACTTGTTTACTACGCGAATCATGCGAAAGTAATAGCCCAAGTGATCTGCAAACTGTCCAACGCGCCTTTGTTCACAACCGCAAAGGTTTGGTGAGACATCAGCGTTCCAGCAACAGCTTGGGAAAGAACACCAGACTCAGTAATGGCTCCGGTTCCTTCCCCCGCATTAAACACGACCTGTGACTGCCACACGTTGAGGGACGAGGTGATGGTCGCAGCTTTGCGGATCAGCTCAGTCTCCAGAATCGTATCAGAAGCAGCAACAGCCGTGGTGCCAGTCCCGATCCCGATATAGTTCATCCAGGGAGCAGCCTGGGAAGCAGCCGCGAGCCACGTCGCCAGGAAGGTCTTCCCAGCGGTCGTGATGACGTTCTTGATGTCGCGTTCGTCTTTAATCTGCCCGTCCGGCCCTTTCAAGACAATGTGGAACCTTCCAGAAATACCAGCTTGATCGGTGCATTTCATGTCTATCTCCTGTTAGGCCCACTGGCCGTTCTGCGTAAACCGCGAAGAGGTTCGCAGGTCGATCTGATTGGCTCGGTCGCCAGCTTGCAGCTTCACAAACCGTAGTCCGTCGCGCACATACTGCATATACCGTGCTTCTTCCCTTTGCGCAAGTTCAAACTCTTTCTCTTTGGTCCACGCTTTCCACAACACCCACGCTCGAATTGCTCCGGCAAGGCTGTCGTCAATGGCGATTGAGGCGGCAACATCAGTCACGTTGGCGGCTTTGGCTTTGTAGTAGATTCGGATGCTGTGGCCGTCTTCCTTCGGTGTGGGAACCAACATCATGTTTCGGCCCCAGATGAAGTATTTGCCCGGGTCGCCCCAATCCTCGACTCGCGTGGTCAAGAAGTCGGGAGTTTGCTGCCCCGTCTTCTCTAAGCTGCTTGCTTCCAGTCGCCGCCACCCCTTCACATCGGGGGTAACGGCTGGCGTGTCGAGGTTGTAGAACGCAGCTTTCGTGGCCAACCAGTCATCCGGCAAGACGTAGGAATTACGCCCAGCCTCGGTGTCCATCGTGGCCTCACTCTCCAGGATTCGCGTTCGATTCACGTAATCCTGTTGGGCCTTGTTGATTTGGTTCAGAAGCTCTGCGTCGGTCCAAAATCCTGGGATGGGCTCCAGGAGTTCGAACCGGCAGTCAGAAATGATTTCAGATGCTTGCATTGGATGCTCCTTTAATCTTCTTCGGGAGCAGTTGGATCAGACAGGTTAGGTCCGATGGCCGATGCCTCAATAACGTAGGCGGGTGCCCCGGTCGTATACTTCAACGCAACGGCATGGGGGATGCTAATTCCCGCGCTGTCGAGCAGAAGTTCTTGACCAGCAGCAAGGGCCACAGCCGGATTAACGCCGTCGTAGGAGATCACGAGGATGTTTTCACCAGACGGATCAGTGTTCTTAATGCGCAGGCGGCTTGGAATAAACCCGAACTGGTAGACGAAGTAGTTTTCTTTGATTGTGCGTTCGGCCTCAGTCATCAGAAATGACGTGCCACTAGGAGCCGCAGCGCCGGACGTGGCGGCTTCGTTAACGGTAATTTGCGCCGTGCTACCCGTCCCGCTAATCGTGCATTCCCACCCATCGAGCCCACCAGAGAGTGACGCACCACTAAGGGTAAGGGCTGCACCACCAGTCGTTGCTAATGTGATAGCGTTGCCAGCAACCCCAATGTTCGCCGCTTCCACGGTGACGATGTTGTCCGTGCGGGTGGCGTTGACCTCGGTCAAGGCATGAATCGCGTCTTTCAGGTTTTCAGCCGTCACTTCGTTGCTGGTTTCAGCTGTGAAGTCCACTCCAGCAACCAGGGCATGGCCCGCAACGGTCACGGATTTGCCAGCGATGGCTTCGGCCCCACCCGTAAGGGTCGCACCGGACACAGCCAGGGTGCCAGCACCTGCGCGAGCAAGGGTAATAGCATTTCCGGCAACACCTGCCACAGCAGCAGTAATCGCCACCACCGTGCCATTCTCGGAAGAGTTTACTCCGGTAACCGCCTCAACCAAGGCTTCTAGCTCGCCAATCGTGGAAAATTCTCCAGCTCCTGGCGCAGCAGCCACGTAGGTGAAGGTAGTGCCGTTTACAGTAACTGTGTCGTCGGCAACGGGCACACCATAAGTGACGCTGCCAGTCGCCGCAACGGCAGCCACAGGCGCGAGCGCCGCGTAGCTAACCACAGTAGCAGTGCCAGCCGCCTTCGTGCCGTTGGCAGCAGTCGAAGCGTCAAAGGCCGCTTTAATCTGCGTGGCCGTCGAGACACCATTCTCAATCTGCACAGAGACGCTCTGCCCAGAAACCGTCACAACCTCGGTGCCAGCCGTAGCACCAGTCGTATAATTAATTGTGGAGTCGTTGTCACTGGTCCCCGTAGTGTCAGAGGCAAAGGTAAGGTCTTGGACTTCAACGGAAGGAGCAACAGCAGCCGCGCCGCCAGAAAGGGCAGTCAAGCTGGCGCAGTGAACTACAAGCATGGGAATGTGACCGTCAGACTTCGCCGTAACCAGAAGATTTGCTTCCACGTCAGCGTTAATCGCCGCCGCTACTTCGTTAGCCGTTGACACACCGTCAATAAACGAAACCGTAATATCATTTCCAGACACAGCAACGTCAACAGCAACGTCATCCACGTACTGAATACGAACAGAGTTCCCAGCCGTTCCGCTCGCAATCGCCGTAAACAAAATAGGGCCAAACGACGCGGAAGCAGTGGCAACTGCCGCTCCACCAGCCAAAGGTGCTTCGACCACAGAAAGCTGGACATTCGAGGCAGAACCGGTAACCGTTACAGCTACCCACGAGTTCGCCTGTGGGTGAGCCTCGACCGCAGCTTTAATTTCTGCAGCTGTAGTAAGCGCCGGATCCATGTGCACTTCAATAACGTGCTCCCCTTCATCATGAGTTTCAATAGACGCACCCGCGCCCACCCGGTCGCTGACGTAGGTGATTTTGACGTTGAGCCCAAGGCTCTTTTCCGTGAATTCTAAATCCTGAATCATGACATTCGCATACGTGGTAGACATTTAATTCTCCTCTGTAGGGGTAATGGCTTTAGTTAGGCTTTTAACGGCGTTGTTGACCAGCTTAAACTGCGCCATGTTCCCCGGCATGGGCGCTTTCTGTAGAAATTCAACTGCTTTGATTACGTGCTCCTCAAACGACAGCCCAGCCACAACTGGAAGCGCGGGAAGGGCCTTAGGACTCGATTTGCTGGGCGTTTGCGGTATTGGGAGTGTCCCAGCCGCTGCCGCCTTGTTTATGGCCTCTAGTGCCTCCGATCCTGGATCTTCGACCGGCACTGCTTCAACTTCCCCCCGAGCTGCTTTCTGAGCTTCTTGATCGCAGGCTGGACACCAAGGTTCAGAACCACGATAGAAGATCGCCCCGTGTTTATTGCACATTGGCCCAGAGCTCAGAGCCCCTGGAATTGAAAAGTCAGGCATTAGAGATTTCCCCCTACACAATAGCGATTAATCAGGTCGCGCTTGGGTTTCCCTTGCTTTGCGGCCAGCCGAAACAGCGAAGTCTTTAAGTTCACGTTGAAGACATGCTCAGCCCGCTCTCGCGTGCAGTAGCCTTCTTTTATCAGGATTCGCAGAACCCGGCGCCAGCCAGACCGCTCCAGCATCCCGTTGTTTCTTATGACCGGATACTCGCCAACCCAGTTCTTGTCCACGCCACAAATGTGCTCGTATTCGCCGTTCTTAATGTAGAAGACACCTGCCGCTCGTGAATCATCATCGCCGCAGAATATGCGGAGCTTAGAGTTCAGTTTGCGGAGATTACGCTCGAATTCACCGGCTAACATGGCGTCACCTCGGCGTCCTTACCTTTGACTCGGCAAACCGTAGCATCCGTGAATCCGTAGTCGTCTTTGCCATCGTCGTGCCTTATAAACAGCACAACGTCACCGTCTGTCCCGTCGTTCGGCGTAAACGTGTAACCCTTCGGCAAACCAAACATTAAGTCCAGCAGTTCGGTGCTCGCCCTAATCCTATACATCGACATTGTGTTCCTCCCCCGAATCTTTAATGCCCTTAGCCTTGCCCCCAGAGGGGGAATCCAGAGGCAAGGTAAAGGCACTACTTTCCCAGCCGAAGCTGGGCTTCAATCAGACGGCAGACCCGCTGTAGATTTGGATCCCACGAGCAGCATCCAAAACTTTGGAGGCTTGAATGAAGGTCCAACCCACAGTGGAGAACCGGTTGAGCGGGTTCGACGTATCGTTCGCGCCCGGCTCTTTGCGGATCATTTCCACTCCGTGGCCAGCCAATTCGGTGATCCCGAAGGCGTTACGGCCAAAGATATACGTGTGGTAGGTGGTATCGGTCAGGCCGGTCCCAGTTCCCACGTTCTGCCCCATCACGAATCGGCAACCATAAACGGTCCCGATTTCGCCGCGAAGGATCTCGCTGTTGTCGGTGTATTTCTTGATGTCGGTGACGCTGCCAGCAGCAGTATCCGCTTGCAAGTCGAGCACCGCAGCGGGGTGAATCAAGCCACGATACAGGTTTTTGTCGAAGCCGGGGACGCCCGCCTTGCGGAGGGTGTAGACGGCTTTGCGGATTTCGGCGGGGGAGAGAACGGATGCATCAGCAACAGCCGCTTCGTTCACAGCTCCACCAGCGAACTGGTTCGTCAAGTTACCAGACAACGCAGTGCGAATCACAGAATCGTAAACAGCAGCGGCGTTGTCGCCGAGCTCTTTCGCGAACTCTTCCATGATGGGGTTGATTGATTTCCATTTCAATTCAGACGACACCTGCGCCCATTGCCCGTAGGACAGAGGCTCCACCGAGATTTGCGTGGTCGCCATTTGGGTCACGGCGGGGGTCGCGTTTTCCGTCAACAGATAAGAAGCAGCTGTCGGGGACGTGCCAACCGCAGTCAGTTTGTTGACCCGGCTGAATTTAGCCATCGTCCCGGCGTTCTTGGGAAGAGGTTTCTTTTGTCCGAGATCTTCAAACACCAGATTCGGCATAAGCCGCTCCAAGAACACTTTATCGTAGAAAATTCCTGGATCAGCATATGTGTTTCCAACAGCAGCTTGCGTTCCAATCGTATTAGCAGCCATGATAATTCTCCTGAGAGATTAAGGTAGTCAGGACTCTACCGCTTAATCCTATTCCACGTCCCAGCCGAGAGCCGACGCATTGGCTTTCATCTGAGCAGAGGTCATAGTTTTAATATCGGGAGTCACTTGACCTACAACTCTCCCGCCTCCCGCGACGCCTGTTCTGGCCTCTCTCGCGAGTTCTGTTTCAGCGGCCTTGCGACCGTTTGCTTCCGCAGCCTTAATCGCTTCTTGACTGTGTTGGAGCTTTGCTATCTGGTAGAGCTGCACAAGAAGATCAGCCTCAGACTTCGACTGGATGTCAGCTTCAGGAATAACACCAGAATCGAGCAGCTTCTGCATGTCGTCTTCGAGTTTCGCGAAGTCGGGATACTTAGCTGTGTCGGCGCGCATCGCGTTGACCGTGTTGGTCACGCGGAGGGCCGTTAATTCTTGGCGAACTTGCCCAATCTGCGACAAGTAGTTTTCTTCCCTCTGCTTCCAAGCAGTTTCGAGGTGGCTCTTGAGGAACTCTGGCCCTTTGGCCCTAAACTCCTCCATGAACTGATCAGGATCATACGGCTTTTCCGTCGCCTTGGTTATCAAGTCGGCCATCTCTTTAATCTTGGCCGTCTGCGCTTCCATTTGTTTCCGCATGTCAGCGTTTTGCTGTGAGACGCGCGTAGTCCAACTGCGAAGCTCTTGATAATTCTTATCCATCGGTGGAACGGGGCTTTGATCAGCCTGTCCGGCAACCGGATTACTCGTAGCTTTTGTGGCGGGAACAGCATTGGGGCTACTTTCAGTCGGTGTGTTCGGAACGACAGCCGCCGGTGCCGGGTTCGTTTGCTCCACAGAGGAAGCAGGTTGCGAATTGTCCACACTGGCGTTTACTTCGGGTGTTTCGTTTTCCATTGTGATGCTCCTTGTCCGCTTTAAGCGGGGGGTTGATCGACTATGGTGCGCTCGTCGCGTTTCAACGAGTCTAAATTGGCTAACTGCCTGGCGGCTTGCTCACCGCGCAGTAGCACTTCTTTTACTTCTGCAAAGAACAGTTCGTAACCTTGGGCACGTAAGCGAAACTTTTCGGCTTCTGCCGGGTTCAGCTCCATTGCCCATTTTCGGTAATCTTTTCCAGCGTCTGCTTCCAGGCGCTTCTTCATAAATTCCATGCCAGGGTGCGTCATTAGCGCTCTTACGGTGGCTGCTTCGCTCACCAGCCTGTTCAGACCCTTCTCTTGATCGTCTAAGTTCATTTTAGCGTTTCCCCCTAGATTCGCTAATTAGCTATTGCGGAACTTGCAGACCGCTCGCTCCGTTCTGGGCGACTTGGGCGCTAACCGCGTCCTGGCCTTGAACGGGCTGACCTTCGGTAGGCAGCGGCGCTGGTGCAACTTCGACCGGCGCGGGGAAGGGGGCATTGATACGCATCAGCTTCCACATTGTCTGTCCTACGGAGGCCCAATCGAACGGCAGGCCCTTAAAGGTATTGGTAAACGCGACCAACTGGTTAATCGTGGCCTCAGAGGTAATCGTCTCGGACACGCCAGTGATCTTGAAAGAAACCTGTGTGCGAATTTCTTCCGGTGTCAGGCGAATCGGCAACTCCACGTTTGCGTCAGCCAACAAGTCCCCATAAAACTCCATCAAGACTTCATCGGAGTCGAGGAACTGCGCATTAAGCTGATCGCACATCGTGAGGCATTTCCTGATAACTGATTCTTCCAAGAGCTTCGAACCCATGCCAAACTTCTCAAGGGCTTGCCCGATAATCATCTGAGCACCGCGAGCTGTCCGGCCAAGAGCGCCACTGGTGGGCGAACCTTGAATTGACTTTGGCACAGCGGTGTTGTCGATGTCGGCTTGGATCAGCGCGGACATTTCTTGCGGCGACTGCGGAATAGGGTCTTGCCCCACCGGAGTAACGCCTTCCATATCGCCGGTCAAGATAATACCGTTCGGCGTGGAGATTAAAGTTTCCAGATCGACATCCGCATTGACGTTCACTTTCCACATGCGGTTGATAATCAGGTTGTTCATGTCGATGTTCTGATTACGTATGGTGTTCAGCTCACGGATGAGCGGGATAACCGGTTCGATGAGCCCCATTCCATACCACTCATTGGGAACTGGGAAAAGAACGCCGCGCACGATAGGCCGTTTCTGATGTTCAAACGGGTTGCGGATTGCTTTAACCAAAACTGACTTGTTGGCGATGACGAGCTGGACTTCTTCGCGGATGCCGTCGCCATCGAGGTCTTCGCGGCCCCAGAAGGTCAGGAGCTCAACCATCTCGCCACGAGACGTAGGAGTGGGCGTTGCTGTCCCACGAGCTGCTTTGCGTTGGAGAACTACGTCTGAGTCTTTAACCGCCTGCGTGGTCTCAACGACCTTCGCACAGTTCGCATACATCGGGTAGCTGCCCTGGCAA comes from the Chloracidobacterium sp. genome and includes:
- a CDS encoding N4-gp56 family major capsid protein, with translation MAANTIGTQAAVGNTYADPGIFYDKVFLERLMPNLVFEDLGQKKPLPKNAGTMAKFSRVNKLTAVGTSPTAASYLLTENATPAVTQMATTQISVEPLSYGQWAQVSSELKWKSINPIMEEFAKELGDNAAAVYDSVIRTALSGNLTNQFAGGAVNEAAVADASVLSPAEIRKAVYTLRKAGVPGFDKNLYRGLIHPAAVLDLQADTAAGSVTDIKKYTDNSEILRGEIGTVYGCRFVMGQNVGTGTGLTDTTYHTYIFGRNAFGITELAGHGVEMIRKEPGANDTSNPLNRFSTVGWTFIQASKVLDAARGIQIYSGSAV
- a CDS encoding tail fiber domain-containing protein; translation: MGTRFVDGLAASGYVLNSAVNADVRFAFSAGHISDEDLRITIAAQTEPAQIPVFSRAGVGGLWKRATATDYPYLTTGTGRIAYNLDTAGTWSQAEVSNGDFCAYWIFATDGKNFPIISIQGQRQDTSLANAQNNNLYESLAFGTLPYAEMKLLYRVIVQTSNAYGSTMKVRVVDVQDLRSVSNLPSGSYVATDHGSLSGRTAAGSHPASAISNTPAGTIAATDVQAAIDELDTEKQAALGFTPENVANKSTDGTLVANSATLYPSQSAVKTYADTKAPIASPSFTGSVSVNATDLFVDSVNHRVGIGTASPATELEIVTNDTSPTLRLYRTGTFSGTDQVGSLSFGYAGDSLASVTVFRDGANDAGALTLGTQSTGGGITERLRIGSSGLVTAPGVYSNTDASAANVYVDSSGNLKRSTASGGGGSGTVNSSVAGHVAVYPSTGTTVEGLADLTAIAGSLIIKDTTSIGSVDLSAISGNSAAGRVARIMVNSASSSGSGGGGDAYLTLSSDLPSGSSTTNYVLGIDVTDDSALVLGAGSGVPGNVNLLRFDRASGQMDVKGTGSAGVPRLVLAGDTNTGIWAPAADTWAVSTNGTERLRIKSDGKVGINRTPANYRCEILEADANTNITQYPLALIGSTTGTAAAGLGTGLIFVGKSSDGSHYDNLYIEANQSAVGSGSQSVDFVIKSRKAGSFTTRFTIFGATSYVQAIGVYQQTTASAANVYVDSSGNIMRSTSSLRYKTAIAEVAQDEAAKLLDLTPVTYASLCEGDNKEERHYGFIAEELDLLDPVLVNYKTLEDGTKVADGVQYERVVVGLLKLVQDLTKRVADLEAKQA